The Clostridium sporogenes genome contains a region encoding:
- the thrB gene encoding homoserine kinase, whose amino-acid sequence MIEVRVPATSANIGPGFDCLGVAVNMYNKFFVEEIKEGLIFQGCEDKFKNEDNLIYVAMKKCFDKIGYKPTGLRIKIESDIPVSRGLGSSAACVVGGIVSANELAGRVLNKKELLDLAVEVEGHPDNVNPAFCGGMTVSISDNKEIIYSKVKVSEGIKFCALIPDFTLSTEKARTVLPKSIDYKDGIFNIGRTALMVSALNNGDFHLIKHACKDKLHQDYRAKLIENFYSIKKQCEKLNSLGVFLSGAGPTIMVMIKEQENYFSKNIKVFLDTLKNKWEVRELKIDNIGTIINNN is encoded by the coding sequence ATGATAGAAGTTAGAGTACCTGCTACAAGTGCAAATATAGGACCAGGTTTTGATTGTTTAGGTGTAGCAGTAAATATGTATAATAAATTCTTTGTAGAAGAAATTAAAGAGGGACTTATTTTTCAAGGCTGTGAGGACAAATTTAAAAATGAGGACAACTTAATATATGTAGCTATGAAAAAGTGTTTTGATAAAATTGGATACAAACCTACTGGATTAAGGATAAAAATAGAAAGTGATATACCTGTATCCCGGGGTCTTGGAAGTAGTGCTGCCTGTGTGGTAGGAGGTATAGTTTCTGCCAATGAATTAGCTGGTAGGGTTTTAAATAAAAAAGAACTTTTAGATTTAGCAGTGGAAGTGGAGGGCCATCCAGACAATGTAAATCCAGCCTTTTGTGGGGGAATGACTGTTTCTATATCTGATAATAAGGAGATAATTTATAGTAAAGTAAAAGTAAGTGAAGGGATTAAGTTTTGTGCACTTATACCGGATTTTACTTTATCTACAGAGAAGGCAAGGACAGTGCTTCCTAAAAGTATAGATTATAAAGATGGAATATTTAATATAGGAAGAACTGCACTTATGGTATCCGCATTAAACAATGGTGATTTTCATTTAATAAAACATGCTTGTAAGGATAAATTACATCAGGATTATAGAGCAAAACTTATAGAAAATTTTTATTCAATAAAAAAACAGTGTGAAAAACTAAATTCATTAGGGGTATTTTTAAGTGGAGCAGGTCCAACAATTATGGTTATGATTAAAGAACAGGAAAATTATTTTTCAAAAAATATTAAAGTTTTTCTAGATACTTTAAAAAATAAGTGGGAAGTTAGGGAACTTAAGATAGATAATATAGGCACTATAATAAACAATAATTAG
- a CDS encoding aspartate kinase, which translates to MEKVVVAKFGGSSLSNSEQFRKVKNIVYDNENRKYIVPSAPGKRFKKDYKITDLLYLCHAHRESGISFDDVFIHIEERYLNLAKKLQVKVDIKNKLEEIKGEIEAGASRDFAASRGEYLNGLILADYLNYEFIDAADIIYFKKYGSLDLEKTEKAIKEKIKNVKKAVIPGFYGSLPNGTIKTFSRGGSDVTGAIVARAVDACLYENWTDVSGFLVADPNIIDNPKPIEIISYKELRELSYMGAKVLHEESIFPVRDVKIPINIKNTNKPEDKGTLIVDDDKALNYTGSITGIAGKKGFTVIAIHKMLMNSELGFCRKLLSILEENGVAFENIPSGIDSVSLVIEDNQLGNKLDIILEEIKRQCNPDYLEVHVNMALIATVGNGMNRTKGISAKIFKGLLEADVNIRMINQGSSEINIIVGVENDDFEKAVRGIYKAFIN; encoded by the coding sequence ATGGAAAAAGTAGTTGTAGCTAAGTTTGGAGGAAGTTCGCTTTCAAACAGTGAACAGTTTAGAAAGGTAAAAAATATAGTTTATGATAATGAAAACAGGAAATATATAGTACCTTCAGCACCAGGTAAAAGATTTAAAAAGGATTATAAAATAACAGATCTTTTATATTTATGTCATGCACATAGAGAAAGTGGTATATCTTTTGATGATGTATTTATACATATAGAGGAAAGATATTTAAATTTGGCAAAGAAACTACAGGTTAAAGTAGATATAAAAAATAAATTAGAAGAAATAAAGGGGGAAATTGAAGCAGGTGCTTCAAGAGATTTTGCAGCTAGTAGAGGGGAATATTTAAACGGATTAATTTTAGCTGATTATTTAAATTATGAATTTATAGATGCAGCGGATATTATATATTTCAAAAAATATGGAAGTTTAGATTTAGAAAAAACAGAAAAAGCAATAAAAGAAAAAATTAAGAACGTAAAAAAAGCTGTTATACCAGGTTTTTATGGATCACTACCTAATGGAACTATAAAGACTTTTTCAAGAGGTGGTTCTGATGTAACAGGAGCTATAGTAGCTAGAGCTGTGGATGCTTGTCTTTATGAAAATTGGACAGATGTTTCAGGGTTTTTAGTTGCAGACCCTAATATTATAGATAATCCGAAACCTATAGAGATAATAAGTTATAAGGAACTTAGAGAACTTTCTTATATGGGGGCAAAGGTCCTCCATGAAGAGAGTATATTTCCTGTAAGAGATGTAAAAATTCCTATAAATATAAAGAATACAAATAAACCAGAGGATAAAGGTACATTAATTGTGGATGATGATAAAGCTTTAAATTATACTGGATCTATTACAGGCATAGCAGGTAAAAAAGGATTTACAGTTATAGCTATACACAAAATGCTTATGAATTCAGAATTAGGATTTTGTAGAAAACTTCTATCTATATTAGAAGAAAATGGAGTAGCCTTTGAAAATATTCCTTCAGGTATAGATTCTGTATCATTAGTAATAGAAGATAATCAGCTTGGCAATAAGTTAGATATTATACTAGAGGAAATTAAAAGACAGTGCAATCCAGATTATTTAGAAGTTCATGTTAATATGGCGCTGATTGCCACAGTGGGGAATGGAATGAATAGAACTAAGGGAATATCTGCAAAGATATTTAAAGGACTTTTAGAAGCCGATGTAAATATAAGAATGATTAATCAAGGCTCTAGTGAAATAAATATTATTGTGGGTGTGGAAAATGATGATTTTGAAAAGGCTGTAAGGGGCATATATAAAGCTTTTATAAATTAG
- a CDS encoding homoserine dehydrogenase has translation MEKVKIALLGLGNVGKGVWNILKTNKEAIIKRAGYDIEISKILVKDINKQRGIEVPKELLTTDVEEIFNDDSIRIVVEVIGGLEPAKEYILRSIRNKKHVITANKMLIATNGKEIFKEAEKQGIIVNFEASVAGGIPVINSINESLTANKIEEIVGIINGTTNYILTKMTLEGMSFEEALKEAQQKGYAEADPTSDVEGYDAVYKLAILTTLAFETNVDVEDIYVEGITKIKAKDIEYAKELGYVIKLLAIVKEVNEKLELRVHPTMIPSIHPLANVNDSFNSIFIKGNAVGDLMLYGRGAGELPTGSAVVGDIISVVRNEGVPQIDKNYNNKEVAPVESIKSQYYLRISVKEKPGVLAKITAILGENKVSILSFIQKPKKGDFVSIVLVTYDTLEGNINKSIEEIKHLEVVDKIKSVIRIENLS, from the coding sequence GTGGAAAAAGTTAAAATTGCGTTATTAGGATTAGGAAATGTAGGTAAAGGTGTTTGGAATATATTAAAGACAAACAAAGAAGCTATAATTAAAAGAGCCGGTTATGATATAGAAATATCAAAAATATTGGTAAAAGATATAAATAAACAAAGAGGAATAGAAGTACCTAAAGAATTATTAACTACAGATGTGGAAGAAATATTTAATGATGATAGTATAAGAATTGTAGTAGAGGTTATAGGTGGGCTAGAGCCTGCTAAAGAATATATACTAAGATCTATAAGGAATAAAAAGCATGTTATAACTGCTAATAAGATGCTTATTGCAACTAATGGTAAAGAAATTTTTAAAGAGGCTGAAAAACAGGGGATAATTGTGAATTTTGAGGCTAGTGTAGCTGGAGGAATTCCTGTAATAAATAGTATAAATGAAAGTTTAACTGCAAATAAAATAGAGGAAATTGTAGGTATAATTAATGGGACTACAAATTATATACTAACTAAAATGACTTTAGAAGGTATGAGCTTTGAAGAGGCACTTAAAGAAGCACAGCAAAAGGGATATGCAGAAGCAGATCCAACTTCTGATGTAGAAGGATATGATGCAGTTTATAAATTAGCTATTTTAACTACTTTAGCCTTTGAAACAAATGTAGATGTAGAAGATATATATGTAGAAGGTATAACTAAGATAAAAGCAAAGGATATAGAATATGCAAAGGAATTGGGATATGTTATAAAACTATTAGCTATAGTTAAAGAAGTTAATGAAAAGCTTGAACTTAGGGTTCATCCTACAATGATACCATCAATTCATCCTTTGGCCAATGTTAATGATTCTTTTAATTCAATTTTTATTAAAGGTAATGCAGTTGGCGATTTAATGCTTTATGGAAGAGGAGCAGGAGAACTTCCTACAGGTAGTGCAGTGGTTGGCGATATAATATCTGTTGTAAGAAATGAGGGTGTGCCTCAAATAGATAAAAACTATAATAATAAAGAGGTAGCACCAGTAGAAAGTATTAAATCTCAATATTATTTAAGAATTTCTGTAAAAGAAAAACCAGGAGTTTTAGCAAAAATTACTGCTATATTAGGAGAAAATAAGGTAAGTATTCTATCCTTTATACAGAAACCTAAAAAAGGAGATTTTGTATCCATAGTGTTGGTAACTTATGATACTTTGGAAGGAAATATAAATAAATCCATAGAAGAAATAAAACACTTAGAGGTAGTAGACAAGATAAAAAGTGTTATAAGAATTGAAAATTTAAGCTAA
- a CDS encoding NAD-dependent epimerase/dehydratase family protein — MRVLVTGGYGFIGSHVVERFAKEGYEVFIIDNMSSGKLENVNCKHKFYKFDVEDKRCEFVFKNNNFDIVVHLAAQINVITSLKDPFLDTKTNILGLVNMLELSTKYKVKKFIFASSAAIYGNNENIPLTEREIAEPLSPYGISKYVGEGYCKKWNEIYNLDTICFRFSNVYGPRQGIIGEGGVVSIFMDNITKDQEITLNGDGEQTRDFIYVSDLTDALFKAAESNISSGVYNLSTNSRSSLNNLIKILNNLKNIKGIIKKEDRKGDIKHSSLDNTKIKKALGWIPMVSLEQGIKNTFDWYSTNYKVEESNTEKKKLKYDDKIKKCIPYIENIALFILIIVLTTFKNGEYLENTMDLKLAYIFIIGLTHGRNQTIIATTLTSILVTVENILRGRSVFTLPLDTNFAFKIGMYILVGVIISYIFERYLKKEQSQKRIVESLKDEYDLLQNIYNEILEEKSVLQDQVVNSENSFGKIYGIIKKLDSLESQYVYSEAVEVIEKILKVGDASIYSMDKNNKYLRLIVRKGKNDINMPKTITLDYLKEAKTNIFNGELFVNKNLHRDIPMFISPINDQHGTPIALIMINSVKFERLTLHFINLINVVTGLIKAAILKAYKYEEAIRDKRYIENTPILKREFFENIKNIKKDEMEKNKSEFIMLKVKNKDKDINSLSHLIFKTIRQSDYIGMTSHDDLVLILSNASKSDSGLIVERLNEKGIQAEEYNEEYLYV; from the coding sequence ATGAGAGTTTTGGTAACTGGAGGATATGGCTTTATTGGGTCACATGTAGTAGAAAGGTTTGCAAAGGAAGGATATGAAGTATTTATCATTGATAATATGTCTTCAGGAAAACTTGAAAATGTGAATTGTAAACATAAATTTTATAAATTTGATGTTGAAGATAAAAGATGTGAATTTGTTTTTAAGAACAATAACTTTGATATTGTGGTTCATTTAGCTGCGCAAATTAATGTAATAACCTCTTTAAAAGACCCGTTTTTAGATACTAAAACAAATATTTTAGGTTTGGTTAATATGCTTGAATTATCTACAAAGTATAAGGTTAAGAAATTTATTTTTGCTTCTTCAGCAGCAATTTATGGTAATAATGAAAATATACCTCTTACAGAAAGAGAGATAGCCGAGCCGTTATCACCTTATGGTATAAGTAAATATGTGGGAGAAGGGTATTGTAAAAAATGGAATGAAATATATAATTTAGATACTATTTGTTTTAGATTTTCAAATGTATATGGACCAAGACAAGGAATTATAGGAGAAGGTGGAGTTGTTTCCATTTTTATGGATAATATAACTAAAGATCAAGAAATTACTTTAAATGGTGATGGAGAGCAAACAAGAGATTTTATTTATGTATCAGATTTAACAGATGCATTATTTAAAGCAGCTGAAAGTAATATTTCTTCTGGAGTGTATAATCTTTCTACTAATAGTAGGTCAAGCTTAAATAATTTAATTAAAATATTAAACAATTTAAAAAATATAAAGGGCATTATTAAAAAAGAAGATAGAAAAGGAGATATTAAACATTCCAGTTTAGATAACACAAAGATAAAGAAAGCACTGGGATGGATACCTATGGTTTCACTAGAACAAGGTATAAAAAATACATTTGATTGGTATTCAACTAATTATAAAGTTGAAGAAAGCAATACGGAAAAAAAAAAGTTAAAATATGATGATAAAATAAAAAAATGTATACCCTATATTGAAAATATAGCATTATTTATTCTAATAATAGTTTTGACTACTTTTAAAAATGGAGAATATCTTGAAAATACTATGGATTTAAAACTTGCTTATATTTTTATAATAGGATTAACACATGGAAGAAATCAAACAATAATTGCAACTACATTAACTAGCATTTTAGTTACTGTTGAAAATATTTTAAGGGGAAGGTCTGTTTTTACGTTACCTCTAGATACTAATTTTGCTTTTAAAATTGGTATGTATATATTAGTTGGGGTTATTATTAGTTATATTTTTGAAAGATATTTGAAAAAAGAGCAGTCTCAAAAGAGAATTGTTGAGTCTTTAAAAGATGAGTATGATTTATTACAAAATATATATAATGAAATACTTGAAGAAAAGTCAGTTCTGCAAGATCAAGTTGTAAATTCAGAAAATAGCTTTGGAAAGATATATGGAATTATTAAGAAATTAGATAGCTTGGAATCACAGTATGTTTATAGTGAGGCAGTTGAAGTAATCGAAAAGATTTTGAAGGTAGGGGATGCATCAATATACTCAATGGATAAAAACAATAAATATTTAAGATTAATTGTTAGAAAGGGGAAGAATGATATTAATATGCCTAAGACAATTACATTAGATTATTTAAAAGAAGCAAAAACTAATATATTTAATGGTGAATTGTTTGTAAATAAAAATCTTCATAGGGATATTCCAATGTTTATTTCTCCAATAAATGATCAGCATGGTACTCCGATTGCTTTAATAATGATTAATTCGGTTAAGTTTGAAAGATTAACATTGCATTTTATAAATTTGATAAATGTGGTTACAGGCTTAATTAAAGCAGCTATTTTAAAGGCATATAAATATGAAGAAGCTATAAGAGATAAAAGATATATAGAAAATACGCCTATTTTAAAGAGAGAGTTCTTTGAAAATATAAAAAATATTAAAAAAGATGAAATGGAGAAGAATAAATCAGAGTTTATTATGTTAAAAGTTAAAAATAAAGATAAAGATATTAATAGTTTATCTCATTTAATATTTAAGACAATTAGGCAAAGTGATTATATAGGAATGACGTCACATGATGACTTAGTTTTGATTTTATCAAATGCTTCTAAATCTGATAGTGGCTTAATAGTAGAAAGATTAAATGAAAAAGGTATACAAGCTGAAGAATATAATGAGGAGTACCTATATGTTTAA
- a CDS encoding DUF2194 domain-containing protein: MNNNKLFIRFVIVLLILALGLFVFRLEFILGNVENTDVYKDYNSKDGKTSDKYSSVSNANNEKYLFIYNPGEEISVKIKENLSIVFSSIKKKVDYKVNTDNNFSFKGYKCVIIDFQYLYKFKFFNELFQYVKNGGTVIFAVTPEIYNGLEGISREVGIYEYREITNIKGIKLTNDLIFKGNGVSNPNAEISSVQAQVDKNCIVHAVSENNRPIIWEKSLGNGKILFTNGDLFQYKKYRGLFVGLLSKIKSGFIYPIMNMKLNFIDDFPCPIPEGYNKKIYSEYGRNTSDFYTEIWWPTMLKSAKNYDAKYSTYYIESYNDLVNGNFDKARSKENRDILFKLGYEVIKNGGEIGLHGYNHEPLFSNEKIKEVESEYKIWPSQEKMVQALEEVSNYLKSVFPNYKFRSYVPPSNIIDKKGKEALKKVFPDIKVIASVLEGDSDKDDVHCVQEFSRDSGGVLSIPRFSSGYGYTEEKKFDIYNGIMAYGVFSHFVHPDDVLDTERSEGMNWEKMSTEYNKMMKDVYTNFDWLNSMTISNGGIELSKYLDSDIAFEYNDNSINGYCKNFKGTMYYILRSDKKITKTNNCDFKEIDNKFYLIKVKDCEFKLEME; encoded by the coding sequence ATGAATAATAATAAGTTATTTATTAGATTTGTTATAGTTTTATTGATTCTAGCCCTTGGTTTATTTGTTTTTAGACTAGAATTTATTTTAGGAAATGTTGAAAATACAGATGTATATAAAGATTACAACAGTAAGGATGGTAAGACATCTGATAAGTATAGTAGTGTTAGTAATGCTAATAATGAAAAATACCTTTTTATATATAATCCAGGGGAAGAGATTAGTGTTAAGATAAAAGAAAATTTAAGTATAGTATTTTCATCTATTAAGAAGAAGGTTGATTATAAAGTAAATACAGATAATAATTTTTCTTTTAAGGGATATAAATGTGTAATAATAGATTTTCAATATTTATATAAATTTAAATTTTTTAATGAATTATTTCAATATGTTAAAAATGGAGGTACTGTTATTTTTGCAGTAACACCTGAGATATATAATGGCCTTGAAGGTATTAGTAGGGAAGTGGGAATTTATGAATACAGAGAAATCACTAATATTAAAGGGATTAAATTAACAAATGATCTAATTTTTAAAGGTAATGGGGTTTCTAACCCTAATGCAGAGATTTCATCTGTTCAGGCTCAAGTTGATAAAAATTGTATTGTTCATGCGGTTTCTGAAAATAACAGACCTATAATTTGGGAAAAGTCCTTAGGAAATGGGAAAATATTATTTACTAATGGGGATCTTTTTCAATATAAGAAATATAGGGGTTTGTTTGTAGGATTGTTAAGTAAAATAAAATCAGGGTTTATTTATCCTATTATGAACATGAAATTAAATTTTATAGATGATTTTCCTTGTCCTATTCCAGAAGGTTATAATAAAAAAATATATTCAGAATATGGAAGAAATACAAGTGATTTTTATACAGAAATTTGGTGGCCGACTATGCTAAAAAGTGCTAAAAATTATGATGCTAAGTATTCAACTTATTATATTGAATCTTATAATGATTTGGTAAATGGTAATTTTGATAAAGCTAGAAGTAAAGAGAATAGGGATATTCTTTTTAAATTAGGATATGAGGTAATTAAAAATGGTGGAGAAATAGGTCTTCATGGATATAATCATGAACCACTTTTTTCAAATGAAAAAATTAAAGAGGTAGAGTCAGAATATAAGATTTGGCCTAGTCAAGAAAAAATGGTACAAGCTCTTGAAGAAGTGAGTAATTATTTAAAGTCTGTTTTCCCGAATTATAAATTTAGAAGTTATGTCCCACCTTCCAATATAATTGATAAAAAGGGTAAGGAGGCATTAAAAAAGGTTTTCCCAGATATTAAAGTAATAGCATCAGTTCTAGAAGGGGATAGTGATAAGGATGATGTACATTGTGTACAAGAATTTTCAAGAGATTCTGGAGGTGTTTTGAGTATTCCAAGATTTTCTTCAGGTTATGGATACACAGAAGAAAAAAAATTTGATATTTATAATGGAATTATGGCTTATGGGGTTTTTTCACATTTTGTTCATCCAGATGATGTTTTAGATACAGAAAGAAGTGAAGGAATGAATTGGGAAAAAATGAGTACTGAATATAATAAAATGATGAAAGACGTATATACCAATTTTGATTGGTTAAACAGTATGACAATTTCAAATGGTGGTATAGAACTAAGTAAATATTTAGATAGTGATATAGCTTTTGAATATAATGATAATTCTATTAACGGGTATTGTAAAAATTTCAAAGGCACTATGTATTATATTTTAAGAAGCGATAAAAAAATAACTAAAACAAATAATTGTGATTTTAAGGAAATTGATAATAAATTTTATTTAATAAAAGTAAAAGATTGTGAATTTAAATTAGAAATGGAATGA
- the pelF gene encoding GT4 family glycosyltransferase PelF yields the protein MRICIIAEGSYPYVTGGVSSWIQSLVRLMPEHEFVIFAIGAEESLKGKFKYKLPENIIQVKEIFLDTYLKDSGEVIIQMNLKENEKNIIKNLILGENLNWNDLFSFIEEHKNYSVSEFLMSKDFYDIIREICEEKYPYIGFNDFFWTIRSMILTLFQILRNEIPKADIYHSVSTGYAGVIASLGKYKYHVPMILTEHGIYTREREEELIKADWVQSDLKDFWIKFFYTLSRCAYKFSDKVITLFERNKNIQVKLGCKENKISIIPNGVNCKDFNNINRKKEKDEIINIGALLRVVPIKDVKTIIQGFAVAYEKVKNIHLFIMGPEDEDPIYTEECKAFAKSLKLKNITFTGQINVKEYVGKMDILVLGSISEGQPLAVLEGMACGKPHVLTDVGSCKELMYGTMDDTAQAGIIVPVMDYEAFGAAIIKLSNNKKLMDKLGGNAYARVSTRYTIENFINSYKKIYNEVVREI from the coding sequence ATGAGAATTTGTATTATAGCAGAGGGGAGTTATCCATATGTTACTGGTGGGGTATCAAGCTGGATACAAAGTCTTGTAAGATTAATGCCTGAGCATGAATTTGTAATTTTTGCAATAGGAGCTGAGGAAAGTTTAAAAGGGAAGTTTAAGTACAAATTGCCAGAAAACATTATTCAGGTTAAAGAAATTTTTTTAGATACATATCTTAAGGATAGCGGTGAAGTAATAATTCAGATGAATCTTAAAGAAAATGAGAAAAATATTATTAAGAATTTAATATTAGGAGAAAACTTAAATTGGAATGATCTTTTTTCATTTATTGAAGAACATAAAAATTATTCTGTTTCAGAGTTTTTAATGAGTAAAGATTTTTATGATATTATTCGTGAGATATGTGAAGAGAAATATCCTTATATAGGTTTTAATGATTTTTTCTGGACCATACGATCAATGATTTTAACTTTATTCCAAATTCTTAGAAATGAGATTCCTAAAGCTGATATTTATCATAGTGTGTCCACTGGGTATGCTGGAGTTATTGCGTCCCTTGGAAAGTATAAATATCATGTTCCAATGATTCTTACAGAACATGGAATATATACAAGAGAAAGAGAAGAAGAATTAATAAAGGCTGATTGGGTTCAAAGCGATTTGAAGGATTTTTGGATAAAGTTTTTTTATACATTATCAAGATGTGCCTATAAGTTTTCAGATAAGGTAATAACCTTATTTGAAAGAAATAAAAATATTCAGGTTAAATTAGGATGTAAAGAAAATAAAATATCAATAATACCTAATGGAGTAAATTGCAAAGACTTTAATAATATTAATAGAAAGAAAGAAAAAGATGAAATTATAAATATTGGGGCTCTTTTGAGAGTAGTTCCAATAAAAGATGTAAAAACAATTATTCAAGGATTTGCTGTAGCTTATGAAAAGGTGAAAAATATTCACCTTTTCATAATGGGACCGGAAGATGAGGATCCTATTTACACTGAAGAGTGTAAGGCATTTGCTAAATCACTGAAGCTTAAAAATATAACATTTACAGGCCAGATAAATGTTAAAGAGTATGTAGGTAAGATGGACATTCTTGTACTCGGAAGTATAAGTGAAGGCCAACCATTAGCAGTATTAGAGGGGATGGCTTGTGGTAAACCACATGTCCTTACAGATGTTGGAAGCTGCAAAGAACTCATGTATGGAACCATGGATGATACAGCACAGGCTGGAATAATTGTGCCTGTTATGGATTATGAAGCCTTTGGTGCTGCTATCATAAAATTAAGTAACAATAAGAAACTTATGGATAAATTGGGTGGAAATGCATATGCAAGAGTTTCAACTAGGTATACTATTGAAAATTTCATAAATAGTTATAAAAAAATTTATAATGAAGTGGTGAGAGAAATATAA
- a CDS encoding tetratricopeptide repeat protein, giving the protein MNIYYRKKITSKFKVSELEKDSYSQYDDLTSKPFYLSKKMDVIPVEDALVLNDEKIKQNLIINVLKSDPYKYLGFLKKALKDEDTETSHYAATAVTEVKRKLTLEIQEFEERYEKNKTDLTVIKAYADAIKKYNDSGLLDKSAYQKNLYIYRELLEKIIKIDESDEYLYEEIINGYILLKEFKKAIEYCNRYFEKFKKSEKPYLLIMKIYFINKNRTKFNKVLEKLKESNVILNKDSLNLIKFWLEGEI; this is encoded by the coding sequence ATGAATATTTATTATAGAAAAAAAATTACTAGTAAATTTAAGGTTTCAGAATTAGAAAAAGATAGTTATAGTCAATATGATGACTTAACATCAAAACCATTTTATTTAAGCAAGAAAATGGATGTTATTCCAGTAGAGGACGCCCTTGTGCTTAATGATGAAAAAATTAAGCAAAATCTTATTATTAATGTTTTAAAGAGTGATCCATATAAATATTTAGGTTTTTTAAAAAAAGCACTTAAGGATGAAGATACAGAAACATCACATTATGCTGCTACAGCAGTTACTGAGGTGAAACGTAAACTTACTTTAGAAATTCAAGAGTTTGAAGAAAGATATGAAAAGAATAAAACTGATTTAACTGTAATAAAAGCATATGCAGATGCGATAAAAAAATATAATGATAGTGGATTATTAGATAAGAGTGCATATCAAAAGAACCTATATATATATAGAGAATTATTAGAAAAGATCATTAAAATAGACGAATCAGATGAATATCTATATGAAGAAATTATAAACGGCTATATTCTATTAAAAGAATTTAAAAAAGCTATAGAATATTGCAATCGATACTTTGAAAAATTTAAAAAATCTGAAAAACCATATTTATTAATTATGAAAATCTATTTTATTAATAAAAATAGAACTAAATTTAATAAAGTATTAGAAAAGCTTAAGGAATCTAATGTTATATTAAATAAAGATTCTTTAAATCTTATTAAATTTTGGTTAGAAGGAGAAATTTAA